In the genome of Neovison vison isolate M4711 unplaced genomic scaffold, ASM_NN_V1 Scaffold_030, whole genome shotgun sequence, the window CCTAAACTGGGAACCTCCCAAATCTCATTCCAAAAATACCAAAAGTAGAGGTGCTGGGATTAGCAAGAAAATAGCAAGAGACCGGGGTGGAGGAGACAAAACTGTACTACGAAAAGATGAGAGCGTGGGGGCGTGGCTACCCCGGGCTAGGACCCCTGCgcggggagaaggggaagagtcTATCAGTCTGTGGGGAAGACCTAGCGCCACAACCCAATCACTGGACTGAATCACCCCGCGGGGACGGAAAAGAAGGCGGAGCCTGCCGACCTGGAGGCGGGGTTTGTCAGAGCCGGGGCGGAGCCTATAGAGGAGGCGGGGCTTTGGGGACCTGTCTCCCGCTGGGGAGCTGAGACCGAGGGAGCTCGGCTGGGGGCGCTGCATTTAGAGGCGGGGGACTGGAGTGACTGAGGGCCGGGCATGTGGCGGGGATCCCGGGAAGTGGCATTTCTGGGGGTGGGTTTTTTTCCGGGGTTCCTGAGGAACTGGATTCGGAGCGTGCCCTCAAGGCGAGAAGTTCCGTGGAGGCCGAGTTTAGGTTGTATCGAAATTTGGTGGCCCCAGAGGCAGGTGTGCGGGGCACCCACTGGATCCGCGGCGTGGCTGCAGAACGCGCTCGGGAAGTTGAGGGGCGCGGGGTGGGGCCGGGCCGGGTGAGCCCTTACGGATCCCAGTAGTTCTCGTGGTGCTGCGCGGCGATGATGATGACTACAGTGAGGATAGTACAGAGCACCATGGCTGCAATGCCCACCGCCAGGGAGATGAAGGAGAAGTTCCGGGCCTCGCGTGAAGCGATCTCGGCAGACACCATGTCTCCGCGGGCCAAGGCCGTGCGTACCTGCGGGGGAAGGGCGGAAGGAAGAGGATCAGAGCCGCTGTTCCTTCTGAGATGCTCCCCTGAACATCCCGCACTCCGTCAGAATAGGAAAACCCGAGTGAGGCCGTCTTTCCCAGATGCCGCCCTCGACTCCCCTTCCACCTGCACTGCCTTGAAGATGGCGATGATGCCCGTAGGCCAGAAGCAGCAGATGGTGGTCAGCACCGCGATGGGCATGTAGTCGTGCGGCGGGCGCCTCGGCTCCAGCAGGGCCAACCCTGGGCCCTGGGGCGGCGGGGGGAGCGTGGAGGTTACTCCTGTTCCCCCCGGGGTCCCGCCTGCATAGGGCTGTGGAAGGAAGGTTGCAGGGAGAGGACAGGACGTCATTCCCATCCTCTCCCAGCCCACCAACATTCTGCGTCTGGCAGGGTGGTTTTTAAAGCACCATTCTTGGACGTTGATTCTCAAAAGAACTTATCATCCACTACCCTTCCATGACACCCATAAATTCCTTGTAGGCTCCTCTCTTTTCGTCATTACTGTGATTGCCCTATGTTCTTAGTGGTCTCCACATTCCCTCCCCGTAAGGAATGGCCATACCAGCGCTGTCTTGGCTCACTCCAGACCTTGTTTCTTCTCCCCAAATATCTGCCTGGCCTTCCCTAATCAGTCAGTTCCaggtttcttttcccttctcctccttggTCCTGGGATTccatttcttctccccctctctcctttccctttttcgAAACTCCTCTGGACTTCTGTGCTCCGTTCCCCTTCCCAGACCCTGATCTCTGACCCCAACTGACTGCCAgacacccaccccccgcccctacCTGCAAcccacatacaccacacacacacattcccaagGCTTTCCTCAGTCCTTCCTCTCTCTAGGCCTTGTCTTAGGAACCTGCACCGTCCCCTGGCTCTGTTTCTCTAtcccaccagcccccacccctacccccgcaatgtgtccccaccccttcctcccggGCCCCTGTCCACCCTGTACTCACCGTGCCCACCGGGTAGACCGGCACATAGGCGGTGCAAGGCTGCAGCTGTAAGGGGTAGCCAGGGGCTACGTAGCCCCCCAGTGGCAGCGTGCCTACCGCCCCCGTGTGCGTGGGCACCACGAAGCCCGGAGCCTGGGCAGTATGAGAGGGCGCCGGCGGGGGCGGAGCGGCGGCGGCTGGCGGCGGCGGGGGCAGTGGGCCCTCGAAGCGAGTCTCCTGCAGGTAAGGGTCGGGTGGCATGCGGGGCAAGGTAGCGCAGCCGGGTGGGGGCGCCCCAGCggccgggccgggcggggcgTGGTGTGGTGGCCGCGGCAGAGTGGCGGAAGATGAGGGACCGCGCTGACCAGTGGCCGCGGAAGAAGCCAGGCCGCCTGCCCCTAAGCGCGGGAGGGTGGCAGTCCCGGactggtggtagtggtggtggtggtggtggtgagaggAGGGGGCtgcctgtgggggtggggcggggggttcggctgggggctggggggcattATAGGGTGGTGGAGAGGTGTGAGGGACTGAGTCTGAGAGGCCTGGGGGTGGTGAGCGGAGGAGAGGGTATGGGACAGAGGCAAGACAGCAAAGAAGAGATAAGGAAGGGGATAAGGGGGAGACACAGAGGGCCAGGGATGGAGAAAGAtaatgggagagacagaggagatgGGTGAGAAGGCATCTCTTGGTCTTGGGGCAGGAAAGGGATTGGATCTAGGCCATCTaccccccccttccttttttcaATCTGATTTTGAGGTCGCAACTCTCCTCCACTCTTCCCTGTCTTCAGTAATGTGCCCAGAGCTTTCACTTGCCAGCAAAGCTATGGCTGCCTCCGACTTGCCCATCTGAGCTAGtcctgtgtgtgcacatgtgtagaCATGCAACACAGTGTTAACATGTGCTTAATTCAACAGTTGTATAAACACATGGAGGACGACATATTCCACTCTGCCTTtttgccctggggaggggtgcccTAGCCTCTCTGGGAATTCCAGTACCTCTTTTAGGGCAGATAAAGAAGGGTCTTCTGGGTTTTACTCCCCTAACAACCTCTGTCTGATCATATCTTTATATATCTCCACTGCATGTTCCCATGCAAGCCAGtgtcatctgtccatctgtcacTCCCAATACTGCTGTCCCTTTAGTACCTGGCTGATGCTAGGCCACTCTTCTACTTCCCTCACCCTTTCAACCTGTCCCCTTTCCATGTTGGCAAGGGGACAAGGCTGAGattggagggaggaaaggaagagaagggagggatatagaaggagaagggggatgggggttgAGAGCTGGACAGAAGGGGAATGAAACAGAATACCCCCCCCAGGGGTAAGGGAGGTAGAGGGTTGGGGCCAAGGATGGTGGGGGGGAAGAGTCTGGAGATGGAGGAAAGGgcaggttttgttgttttttacctGACTTTTCCGATGACATGCCTGTGGTCTCACTGGGACAGGGTCCCTGTAGCGGGAGTGGGGTCCCTGGCTGGCGTCGGAGTCTCGGTGCGCAGATTGCGCAGCCGGCAGCGgcacagagatggagagatgaagacagcggcggggggcggagggaggggggGGGAGCTTAAAGGGAccgagaagagggagggggacagtTTCCGAGGTACCCTCACTCCGTCTCTCCTCCTCTCACCCTGGTATTCAAGCCCCCAGTTTGGGCTCCCTTGGAGTTGTCATGGAAACCGGGAGGCAAGCAAGACCAGGCGAGGCGGGTGGGactaagggaaggaaggagggagggagaactcTCTAGAGTCTTCCCCTCTAAGACTGGCTGTAGTGATTATATTGTGGGAGGAAGTGAGCAGGTGCTCAGTGGATTCAGTACCCCAGTCCCCACCGGATCTCGTTCACCCTAGTCAGGGGCCCCCCTCCTCAGCTTCCCTCAGAGTCCCCACAAATTCTCAGGATCTTCCTCCAAATCCTTAGCTCTACTTCCCCCCACTTTTTAGGAAAGGTAATTGTATATGAGAGAGAACTGCAGAGTTGAGACCTGCGATGGCTTGAAGAGTTCCCAGGGTTATGGCCTGGGGTGAACTGCAGGTAAAGTGGGGGGCTTGGGTCTACAGTGGTTCAGCAGCCGCTGGGCCTGTGGCTGGGGGACTGAGGgttggcagacagagaggaagctgGGGGGATGCAGAGACACCTTTTTCTCCGGAGTGAAGGAGATCAGCACTTTGGGAGGAGGGGATGGATCAGCTCGTTTCTGGCAACTCCATTTTGGGAGTATGTGC includes:
- the LOC122897931 gene encoding proline-rich transmembrane protein 1, producing the protein MSSEKSGLSDSVPHTSPPPYNAPQPPAEPPAPPPQAAPSSHHHHHHHYHQSGTATLPRLGAGGLASSAATGQRGPSSSATLPRPPHHAPPGPAAGAPPPGCATLPRMPPDPYLQETRFEGPLPPPPPAAAAPPPPAPSHTAQAPGFVVPTHTGAVGTLPLGGYVAPGYPLQLQPCTAYVPVYPVGTPYAGGTPGGTGVTSTLPPPPQGPGLALLEPRRPPHDYMPIAVLTTICCFWPTGIIAIFKAVQVRTALARGDMVSAEIASREARNFSFISLAVGIAAMVLCTILTVVIIIAAQHHENYWDP